The following proteins come from a genomic window of Coffea arabica cultivar ET-39 chromosome 11c, Coffea Arabica ET-39 HiFi, whole genome shotgun sequence:
- the LOC113719442 gene encoding uncharacterized protein, with protein sequence MPRSSRTGELIYDAEVEKAARKRRQETKRRKEGHLFASNESAEDEVSMANTQTLRELAAPELTHQPLCITFPALAENTAFELKSGLIQLLPSFHGLSGEEPHKHDAAKDWLYYLPAGSITTWAQLKKKFLEKFFPASRAASLRKEICSIKQFPGESLYDYWERFNKLCTRCPQHQISEQLLIQYFYEGLQSTDRSIIDAASGGALANKTPREAWLLIEAMAENSQQFGFRESNPTRRVNEVESTSIQQQLSELTSVVRQLVVGNMPQVKACGICTNMGHHTDSCPMLQEDGAEQVNMAGGVPAPRRQYDPYSNTYNSGWRDHPNFSYGNRPQNAFSNRPPGFQQPWQQKSQPSSSNSGSSLEEIVKSLATTTTQIQQETRQLQQETRSLTANMAQLQQETRALTMSTNQFQQDTKSGMKDMEARISQMATAINRLESHAYGKLPSQPEVNLRNVSAMTLRSGKEVEGPKVTNLKKKSEDEIEKEIEEEGRIRGGPEVTLTPSIPVKSNLPPFPCRLAKTKKAEKDKEILDVFRKVEINIPLLEAIKQVPKYAKFLKDLCTHKRKLRGDERVVVGENVSSMLQRKLPPKCGDLGMFTIPCKIGNTPM encoded by the exons atgccccgTTCTTCTCGCACAGGTGAATTGATATACGACGCGGAGGTTGAGAAGGCAGCGCGTAAGCGGAGGCAAGAGACCAAGAGACGAAAAGAAGGGCACTTATTTGCTTCAAACGAGTCAGCAGAAGACGAAGTAAGCATGGCCAACACCCAAACATTGAGGGAGCTGGCTGCCCCGGAGCTGACTCACCAGCCCTTATGCATCACATTCCCCGCTTTGGCTGAGAATACTGCTTTCGAACTGAAGTCGGGGTTGATTCAACTCTTACCTTCTTTTCATGGTCTCTCTGGCGAAGAACCCCACAAGCAC GATGCAGCTAAAGATTGGTTGTACTACCTACCAGCAGGTAGTATTACCACATGGGcacagttgaaaaagaagtttttggagaaattCTTCCCTGCATCCCGGGCTGCGAGTTTGAGGAAAGAAATCTGCAGCATTAAACAGTTCCCCGGGGAATCCTTGTATGACTATTGGGAAAGGTTTAACAAGTTGTGCACTAGATGCCCGCAGCATCAGATTAGTGAACAACTGTTAATCCAATATTTCTATGAAGGACTCCAGTCAACTGATAGGAGTATCATCGACGCTGCGAGTGGGGGAGCGCTGGCAAATAAGACCCCGAGGGAAGCATGGCTGCTCATTGAAGCTATGGCAGAAAATTCTCAACAGTTTGGCTTCCGTGAGAGTAACCCTACCCGCAGGGTTAATGAGGTGGAGTCGACATCTATTCAGCAGCAGTTGTCGGAGCTAACATCCGTTGTTCGACAATTAGTGGTGGGAAATATGCCCCAAGTAAAGGCCTGTGGAATTTGCACAAATATGGGCCACCATACTGACTCATGCCCTATGTTGCAAGAAGATGGGGCTGAACAAGTGAACATGGCTGGAGGCGTGCCCGCGCCTCGTAGGCAGTACGATCCATACTCCAACACGTATAATTCGGGTTGGAGGGATCACCCAAATTTCAGCTATGGTAATAGGCCACAAAATGCATTCTCCAATCGTCCACCAGGATTTCAGCAACCTTGGCAACAGAAGTCCCAGCCCTCGTCCTCAAACTCAGGAAGTTCTTTGGAGGAGATTGTCAAGAGTTTAGCCACTACTACCACTCAGATCCAGCAAGAGACTAGACAGCTCCAGCAGGAGACCAGGTCATTGACCGCAAATATGGCTCAACTCCAGCAAGAAACTAGAGCCTTAACCATGAGCACCAATCAATTCCAGCAGGACACAAAATCAGGCATGAAGGATATGGAGGCTCGAATAAGCCAAATGGCAACTGCCATCAATCGCTTGGAGTCCCACGCTTATGGAAAGCTACCCTCACAACCCGAAGTAAATCTCAGGAATGTAAGTGCCATGACATTAAGGAGTGGCAAGGAAGTGGAGGGGCCAAAGGTCACGAACTTGAAGAAAAAAAGTGAAGACGAGATCGAGAAGGAGATAGAGGAAGAAGGACGCATTCGTGGAGGTCCTGAGGTAACTCTTACACCATCGATACCCGTCAAATCTAATTTACCACCTTTTCCATGCAGGTTGGCAAAAACAAAGAAGGCAGAGAAGGATAAGGAGATCCTGGATGTGTTCAGAAAAGTGGAGATCAACATCCCCTTATTAGAGGCAATTAAGCAGGTACCGAAATACGCAAAATTTCTCAAGGACCTGTGCACCCACAAAAGGAAGTTGAGAGGGGATGAAAGAGTAGTcgtaggagagaatgtatcaTCCATGCTCCAAAGGAAGCTTCCACCCAAGTGTGGAGATCTAGGTATGTTCACGATCCCGTGCAAGATAGGAAATACACCaatgtaa